From Paenibacillus sp. GP183, one genomic window encodes:
- a CDS encoding Gfo/Idh/MocA family oxidoreductase: protein MSKIRWGIIGCGDVTEVKSGPGFQKADRSELLAVMRRNGSLAEDYARRHRVPKWYDDADALIHDLEVDAVYIATPPSTHMEYTLRCAQAGKPVYVEKPMAMNEAECIAMLQACEEAKVPLFVAYYRRALPRFIQIKQWVENGAIGEIRHVNVIHYSPPARDELAGKGSWRVKPDISGGGKFMDVGSHTLDILDYILGPIVSAAGTAANQSGLYATDDIVSAQFIFDSGAHGTGVWCFSAYEQYEMNEIVGSKGKIRFSTFGTEPVLLALETGATDEFRFEPPQHIQQPLIQTIVDELTSRGVCPSTGASAARTSRVMNQIRNGY from the coding sequence ATGAGTAAGATTCGATGGGGCATTATCGGCTGTGGCGATGTTACCGAGGTAAAGAGCGGTCCTGGGTTTCAGAAGGCGGACCGTTCGGAACTTTTGGCGGTCATGAGAAGGAACGGCTCCTTGGCGGAGGATTACGCTAGAAGGCATCGGGTGCCGAAATGGTATGACGATGCGGATGCTCTCATTCACGATTTGGAAGTGGATGCGGTATATATTGCAACACCTCCTTCTACCCATATGGAATACACGCTTCGATGCGCACAGGCCGGTAAGCCGGTGTATGTAGAGAAACCAATGGCGATGAATGAAGCGGAATGCATCGCGATGCTCCAGGCATGCGAAGAGGCAAAGGTGCCGTTATTCGTTGCTTATTATCGAAGGGCACTGCCGCGCTTCATTCAAATTAAACAATGGGTGGAGAATGGGGCAATCGGCGAAATCCGTCACGTCAACGTTATCCATTACAGTCCTCCAGCGCGGGATGAGCTTGCCGGAAAGGGCTCCTGGCGCGTTAAACCGGATATTTCGGGAGGAGGCAAATTCATGGACGTCGGCTCCCATACGCTCGACATTCTTGATTATATTTTAGGACCGATCGTATCGGCGGCGGGAACCGCTGCCAATCAGTCTGGTCTGTACGCTACCGACGATATTGTTTCAGCGCAATTTATTTTTGATTCGGGTGCACATGGCACCGGAGTCTGGTGCTTCTCCGCTTACGAACAATATGAGATGAACGAAATCGTCGGCAGCAAGGGTAAAATTCGTTTTTCCACATTCGGCACGGAGCCGGTGCTTCTCGCTTTGGAAACGGGGGCAACGGATGAATTCCGCTTTGAACCACCGCAGCACATTCAGCAGCCGCTCATTCAGACAATCGTTGATGAACTGACCAGCCGCGGTGTTTGTCCCAGTACCGGTGCAAGTGCGGCGAGAACGAGCCGGGTGATGAATCAAATCCGTAACGGTTATTAA
- a CDS encoding aminoglycoside phosphotransferase family protein, whose translation MKKGALIGKGMTAEVYEWGQDHAIKFYYDWYEPEWIKHEMENAKAVNEAGVPSPVVFEMIEEGDRLGLIYERIMGPSMLAIMQSSPLKIADCARKMAQLHHNIHRCGTDKLPPQKDLLEKAIRDSSDLLKEKTESVCSFLLTLPSGNRICHGDLHPDNILMTSSKTVAIDWTNANIGNPLCDIARTCLMIRSPFIPPSTSKKMTLAIRVVKKLLHNTYLKEYSRVSNCNIADIDSWILPVAAARLREKVPGEQKWLLNLINSRLQQSHM comes from the coding sequence ATGAAAAAGGGTGCATTGATTGGCAAGGGAATGACTGCTGAGGTATATGAATGGGGACAAGACCATGCAATAAAATTTTATTACGATTGGTATGAGCCGGAATGGATTAAACATGAAATGGAAAATGCAAAAGCCGTGAATGAAGCAGGTGTTCCATCACCTGTTGTTTTTGAAATGATTGAAGAAGGTGACAGGTTAGGTCTCATATATGAACGCATCATGGGTCCTTCCATGCTTGCGATAATGCAATCTTCACCACTTAAAATAGCCGACTGTGCACGTAAAATGGCTCAGCTTCATCACAACATTCATCGATGTGGTACAGACAAACTTCCTCCTCAAAAAGACCTATTGGAAAAAGCCATAAGGGATTCTTCCGATCTGTTAAAAGAAAAAACGGAATCAGTATGTAGCTTTCTTCTTACTTTACCTTCTGGTAACAGGATATGCCATGGGGATTTACATCCTGATAACATACTGATGACGAGCTCCAAAACAGTAGCGATAGACTGGACGAATGCAAACATTGGAAATCCATTGTGTGATATAGCAAGAACGTGCTTAATGATCCGCTCTCCTTTTATTCCACCCTCTACTTCAAAGAAAATGACCTTAGCGATACGAGTAGTCAAGAAGCTATTACACAATACTTATTTAAAAGAATACAGCAGGGTGTCTAACTGCAATATTGCTGATATTGACTCGTGGATATTACCGGTAGCGGCTGCTAGGCTACGTGAGAAAGTTCCAGGCGAGCAGAAGTGGCTTTTGAATCTTATTAATAGTCGTTTACAGCAATCACATATGTGA
- a CDS encoding DUF6141 family protein: MQEYNSTYKEIQKIPLLRGIGLLLLPLTVLLTVGLVKQIVYGIPFGKQHAPDWLLALIWVSVGLVIPAFFFSSRMAVEIQKEKMLIQIRYIPLKSRHIALSSIQKVEIWEFKPIRDYGGWGIRLGNSGWAYTASGNQGVMLTLEDGERLLIGSQNPELLVRELMKLKEQA, encoded by the coding sequence ATGCAAGAATACAACAGTACTTATAAAGAAATTCAGAAAATCCCACTCCTGCGTGGGATCGGTCTGTTGCTTTTACCACTCACTGTGTTGTTGACCGTGGGGTTAGTCAAGCAAATCGTATACGGGATTCCATTTGGAAAGCAGCATGCGCCTGATTGGTTGTTAGCGTTAATTTGGGTTTCGGTTGGATTAGTTATCCCAGCATTCTTTTTCTCCTCCAGAATGGCAGTGGAAATCCAGAAGGAAAAGATGCTCATCCAGATCCGATACATTCCCCTGAAGAGTCGTCATATTGCCTTATCGAGCATTCAGAAAGTGGAGATATGGGAGTTCAAACCGATTCGGGATTACGGCGGTTGGGGTATTAGGCTAGGCAATAGCGGCTGGGCTTATACTGCGAGTGGCAACCAAGGAGTAATGCTAACGCTTGAAGACGGAGAGCGACTATTGATTGGTTCACAAAATCCTGAGTTGTTAGTCCGAGAACTAATGAAGTTAAAGGAGCAAGCATGA